The DNA region AGAGTTCCAGCACCCGGTTCAGGACAGGCCAAGCGCTTTGGCGATGCGATCCAGCGCGTCGCTCATCACGGCGTCGTCCAAGGCGTAGGAAATCCGGATGCAGCGGTCCTCGCCGAAAGCCGCGCCGGGAACCGTGGCCACGCCAGCCTCCTCCAGCAGCGAGGTGCACATGGTGGTGGAGTCGGGCCGTTTAGCGTCGTACAGCGCCGAGACGTCCGGGAACACGTAAAACGCACCGTCCGGCTTGGGGCATGTCACGCCGGACCAGCCGTTCAACCGCTCCAGCAGCAGGTCCCTGCGCCGCATGAACACGTCGCGCATGGTCTTGAGCTCATCCAGCGGGCCGGTGAGCGCGGCGATGGCCGCCTTCTGGGCGATAACGTTGACGTTCGACGTGGACTGGCTCTGGATCTTGCTCATCGCCTTGATCATGTCCTCGTGCGTCAGACAGTAGCCCACGCGCCAGCCGGTCATGCAGAAGGACTTGGACAGCCCGTTCAGCACGGCCACCTGCTCCGGGGCCTTCTCCCACCACGGCGCCACGGAGGCGTGCTCTGCAGGGGGATACACCAACTGGTCGTAGATCTCGTCGGAGATAACGAAGAGCCCCTTCTCCAGAACGAGCTCCATGATCGCGTCCAATTCCTCGCGGGAGTAGGTGGCTCCCGTGGGGTTGGACGGCGAGCTGATGATGATTGCCCGGGTCTTGTCGGTTATCGCGGCTTTGATATCCTCCACCTGGGCCTTGAACCCATTCTCCGACGTGGTGGGCACCGCAACGGTGACGCCCTGGGCCAGCTGGATCATGGCCGGGTAGGACACCCAGTACGGCGCAGGCACCAGAACCTCGTCGCCCGGATCCAGCAGACACTGGAAGAGGTTGAAGAGCGCCTGCTTGCCGCCGTTGGTGACAATGGTATGCTTGCCCTCGGCGCTGACGCCGGTGGTTTTGTTGAAGTAGCCGGCCACGGCCTCGCGCACTTCCGGGAGCCCGGGGACCTGGGTATACCGGGCGTAGCCTTCATCGATCGCCTTTTTTGCGGCGGTGCGGATGTGCTCCGGCGTGGGGAAGTCGGTTTCGCCCACCGAGAGGCTGATGATTTCCTTACCCTGGGCCCGGAGCTCCATGGCCTTGGACGATACGGCCAGTGTTGCTGACGGCTTGATTTCCTGGAGACGCTTTGCAATACGCATGAATCCACCTCGAATGATATGGATGCCTTTTTATAGTATGTTTTCGTGTCCTCGTGGCCTTCCCGGCCCCATACCCCTTCGAGCTTTCACACGCCAGTATTTTTATTGATGAATACCCGCACCTTTTTGTCTGGCCGCTGCCCGCGTCCGGCCGCATTCGTTCAGGAGCCCATCCCATGTCTCCCCCAAAGCGTCCTGTAATTCCTCATCCACCGGGGACGTTCCAGGCGCGGCTCGTTTCGCGTGAAAAAAGGTTTACCATTCACGCCCTCGACAACGCAGGCCGGCCCTTCTGCGCGCACACCAACAACTCCGGCTCCATGCTCGGCCTCATCCGCGACGGCATGCCCGCCCTTTTTTCCCCTGCCGCCAACCCCAAGCGCAAGCTGCCCTACACCCTGGAGGCCGTGCAGCTGGACGGCATGTGGGTCGGCGTGAACACATCCACGCCCAACCGCATGCTCGCGGCCATCATGCGCTCGGCCGACATGCGGCAGGAGCTGGATCTCTCCGGCTACGAAACCTTTGCCGCCGAGAAACGGTCCGGGGACTCGCGCTTCGACGGCCGACTCGACGGCCCGAACCTGCCGACCTGCTGGCTGGAAGCCAAGAATGTGACGCTGGTGGAAGAAGAGGTGGCCTACTTTCCGGACGCGGCCACAGAGCGCGGCCGCAAGCACCTGGCCGAGCTCGCCGCCCTGGCCGTCGCCGGCATGCGCGCCGGCATTCTCTGCCTGGTGCAACGCAGCGACGGCGCCTGCTTCGCGCCGGCCGACTTTATCGACCCGCAGTTCGCCGACGTCTTCTACCAGGCCATGGCCGCCGGCGTGGAGGTCTGGCCATACGTCGCCCGCGTGGATGAAACCGGCGTGGTTCTGGAGCACTGCCTGCCCGTTGCTCCGCAGGAGCGGTGCGAAAAATGATTTGTGAAAGGCTTGTGCTGGGGGAATAACCTTTCTGGTAGAAAGGTTATTCCCCCGACCCCCTTTCCAAAGACTTTCAACTAGAAATAATTTGAATGCGGGCAGGGATTACCTCCTGACGGTGCAGCCCAAATAGCTGCCCCTCAATAATCTACGAAAAAGAAAGGATTACTCCTTGGTCGAGCCCTCCACCTCATCCTTGTCCAGGTGTTTCAGCAGGCCGTAGCGAGCCCTGGCCTGGAGTACGATGCGCGCCACCTTGCGGCCCAGGTCGTCCCGCCGTGCATCGAGCAATGCCTTGGACGCCGCATCGTCCCCCTGTGCCTTGAGCAGGCTGGCTGATTCCAGATCGCGCAAATAGCCCTCGCACTCATGCACCAGCCGGGTCAGATCGAGCTCTTCCAGCTCCGCAGGAACACGTACAGACTTGACTTTCTTGGCCATCCCCGTACCTCCCTGTTCCTGTTTTCATATCGTTTACCATGCGTTTACACAAGCGCAGCTCACGATTCCCGGGTATTCTTTGCCTTTGGGCCTTGACTAACCGAGATTGCTGAGACACTTCCCGTCAGATGAACGACGATACTTACCCCAACGACGAATATTCTGAGGACGAGGACGGCTTCTCGCCGGACGATCTGGAGTTCGACCCGGAGAACTTCGATCCCGAGGCCCTGCCCGGCCGCGAGATCGCCATGCCTCTGGACATCGAGGTGCCCGAGGGCTTTCGCGCCGGCTGGGTCGCCCTGCTCGGACCGCCCAACGCCGGCAAGTCCACCCTGCTCAACGCCCTGGTGGGCCAGAAGGTGGCCATCGTCACCTCCAAGCCGCAGACCACGCGCACCCAGGTGACGGGCATCCTGTCCCGCGAGATGGAGCAGCTCGTGTTCTTCGACACGCCCGGGCTGCACAACCGCGGCGGCAAGATGAACCGCGCCCTGCTCCAGTCCGCCTGGCAGGCTCTCTCCGGCGCGGACGTGGTGGTGCTGGTACTGGACATGGCCTTTGC from Oceanidesulfovibrio marinus includes:
- a CDS encoding pyridoxal phosphate-dependent aminotransferase, giving the protein MRIAKRLQEIKPSATLAVSSKAMELRAQGKEIISLSVGETDFPTPEHIRTAAKKAIDEGYARYTQVPGLPEVREAVAGYFNKTTGVSAEGKHTIVTNGGKQALFNLFQCLLDPGDEVLVPAPYWVSYPAMIQLAQGVTVAVPTTSENGFKAQVEDIKAAITDKTRAIIISSPSNPTGATYSREELDAIMELVLEKGLFVISDEIYDQLVYPPAEHASVAPWWEKAPEQVAVLNGLSKSFCMTGWRVGYCLTHEDMIKAMSKIQSQSTSNVNVIAQKAAIAALTGPLDELKTMRDVFMRRRDLLLERLNGWSGVTCPKPDGAFYVFPDVSALYDAKRPDSTTMCTSLLEEAGVATVPGAAFGEDRCIRISYALDDAVMSDALDRIAKALGLS
- the sfsA gene encoding DNA/RNA nuclease SfsA, whose protein sequence is MSPPKRPVIPHPPGTFQARLVSREKRFTIHALDNAGRPFCAHTNNSGSMLGLIRDGMPALFSPAANPKRKLPYTLEAVQLDGMWVGVNTSTPNRMLAAIMRSADMRQELDLSGYETFAAEKRSGDSRFDGRLDGPNLPTCWLEAKNVTLVEEEVAYFPDAATERGRKHLAELAALAVAGMRAGILCLVQRSDGACFAPADFIDPQFADVFYQAMAAGVEVWPYVARVDETGVVLEHCLPVAPQERCEK